A genomic segment from Agelaius phoeniceus isolate bAgePho1 chromosome 2, bAgePho1.hap1, whole genome shotgun sequence encodes:
- the TSC22D1 gene encoding TSC22 domain family protein 1 isoform X2 yields the protein MAHPAMFPRRGSSSSSGSSCVTAPTAPGTGVGSAALSAEDYQPPLLVQPPPPSPAAASTAGPQPTPPHPQSLNLLSQSQLQPQPLAQTGAQMKKKSGFQITSVTPAQISASMSSNNSIAEDTESYDDLDESHTEDLSSSEILDVSLSRATDMGEPERSSSEETLNNFQEAETPGAVSPNQPHLPQQHAPLPHHPQQSVVINGSVHPHHVHHHHHLHHHHHGHHHPSHPGVGSAPISGGPPPSPSFRKLSTTGSSDNVISTAPVSAASSTGSPASAVSNIRTTSSPGNLGISSAAGTSTLSNIGAGSSSVASNVLGTINLSNIMSTGNVNALSGTSSNANVNILSGVGNGTSASSSVINNVTNPTAGMAVGSSQQQPASGTSRFRVVKLDSSSEPFKKGRWTCTEFYDKENTVAVSEGVAVNKAVETIKQNPLEVTSERESTSGSSVSSNVSTLSHYTESVGSGEMGAPTVVQQQAFQGVGPQQMDFSSAAPPAIPASSIPQSVSQSQLAQVQLHSQEVNYPQQKPGVPPPAQASLTTVTGVQPAPVNILGVSPSLGHQQPALQSMAQQQLPYSQPAQPVQTLPVVQQQLQYGQQQQPVPTQMTAGHVKAVNQNSVAGAMPDYIQHQQILQTPAPAMQPSSTGVGAGQPVPVAQAQGMQPSVQAHPAAAPAQPVAHAPAAIPGVAASGQMLNVGQQGSVAAVVQPPSAANQIPPPVMPSTAAPPSSQVVQPVQTGIMQQGLQASATGLPQQMVIAQQNTLLPVQPQAQGVESVVQGMTGQQLPAVSPIPSASTVPAPSQAGSAVPPGIPSASVGLGQPQNIAQASAVQNGSLAQSVSQPPLISTSIGMPVAQSVPQQMPLSSTQFPAQSLAQSIVSQIEDGRRPTEPSLAGLPQAAGVESGGGASAASDGGSSNVPSSASLFPLKVLPLTTPLVDGEDESSSGASVVAIDNKIEQAMDLVKSHLMYAVREEVEVLKEQIKELIEKNSQLEQENTLLKTLASPEQLAQFQAQLQTGSPPSSSQSQGTAQQPAQPASQGSGPSA from the coding sequence ATGGCGCACCCGGCGATGTTTCCTAGAAGgggcagcagcagtagcagcgGCAGCAGCTGCGTTACTGCTCCCACTGCACCAGGTACCGGCGTTGGGAGCGCTGCCCTCTCCGCCGAGGATTATCAGCCGCCTTTGCTGGTCCAGCCGCCgcctccatctcctgcagcagcttcaaCAGCGGGTCCACAGCCGACACCCCCTCATCCACAAAGCTTGAACCTCCTCTCGCAGTctcagctccagccacagccccttgcaCAGACTGGAGctcaaatgaaaaagaaaagtggcTTTCAAATTACCAGTGTGACCCCTGCTCAAATATCAGCTAGTATGAGCTCTAATAACAGCATAGCCGAGGATACAGAAAGCTATGATGACCTGGATGAGTCTCACACTGAAGACCTGTCATCTTCAGAAATCTTGGATGTGTCTTTATCCAGAGCCACTGATATGGGAGAACCTGAGAGGAGTTCTTCTGAAGAGACTCTAAATAACTTCCAAGAGGCAGAGACTCCTGGGGCTGTTTCTCCAAACCAGCCTCACCTTCCTCAGCAGCACGCTCCTCTGCCTCATCACCCACAGCAAAGTGTTGTGATCAATGGAAGTGTTCATCCCCATCATGTTCATCATCACCACCATCTTCACCACCACCATCATGGACACCATCATCCATCCCATCCTGGGGTGGGTAGTGCCCCAATTTCTGGAGGACCACCACCCAGTCCATCGTTTAGAAAACTATCAACAACTGGAAGCTCTGACAATGTTATATCAACTGCACCAGTTTCTGCTGCATCATCCACTGGTTCCCCGGCATCTGCCGTGTCTAATATCCGCACTACAAGTAGTCCTGGCAATTTAGGTATAAGTTCTGCTGCTGGAACTAGTACCTTAAGTAATATTGGTGCTGGTAGTTCTAGTGTGGCAAGCAATGTGCTTGGTACTATAAATTTAAGCAACATCATGAGTACTGGTAATGTAAATGCTTTGTCTGGAACTAGCAGCAATGCTAATGTGAATATCTTGAGTGGTGTTGGCAATGGTACGAGTGCTTCCTCTAGTGTCATTAACAATGTTACTAATCCAACTGCAGGAATGGCAGTGGGATcaagccagcagcagcctgcatCTGGCACGTCAAGGTTTAGGGTTGTAAAATTAGATTCTAGTTCTGAACCTTTCAAAAAAGGTAGATGGACTTGCACTGAATTCTATGATAAAGAAAACACTGTTGCAGTTTCGGAGGGAGTAGCAGTAAACAAAGCAGTTGAGACGATAAAACAAAACCCGCTTGAAGTGACTTCTGAAAGGGAGAGCACCAGTGGGAGTTCTGTTAGCAGCAATGTAAGCACACTGAGTCACTATACAGAAAGTGTGGGAAGTGGAGAAATGGGAGCACCTACTGTGGTACAGCAGCAAGCATTTCAAGGTGTGGGTCCGCAGCAGATGGATTttagcagtgctgctcctccagcaaTTCCAGCATCTAGTATACCACAGAGTGTTTCTCAATCACAGCTTGCACAAGTCCAGCTGCATTCTCAAGAAGTAAACTATCCACAGCAGAAGCCAGGGGTCCCACCTCCTGCACAGGCCAGTCTAACCACTGTTACTGGGGTTCAGCCAGCCCCAGTTAATATACTAGGTGTATCCCCGTCTCTGGGCCACCAGCAACCTGCCCTTCAGAGTATGGCTCAACAGCAGCTGCCGTATTCGCAGCCGGCGCAGCCTGTGCAGACTTTGCCAGTGGTGCAGCAGCAGTTGCAGTacggacagcagcagcagccagttcCTACGCAGATGACCGCGGGTCACGTTAAGGCGGTGAACCAAAACTCTGTCGCAGGGGCTATGCCAGACTACATTCAACATCAGCAGATCCTTCAgactccagcccctgccatgcaGCCAAGTTCTACAGGAGTAGGAGCTGGGCAACCGGTTCCTGTTGCCCAGGCACAGGGCATGCAGCCTTCAGTGCAAGCACatccagctgctgccccggcTCAGCCTGTTGCACATGCTCCAGCAGCAATACCAGGTGTAGCTGCCAGTGGTCAAATGCTAAATGTTGGACAGCAAGGAAGTGTAGCTGCTGTGGTGCAACCACCATCTGCTGCAAACCAAATTCCACCTCCAGTTATGCCATCAACGGCTGCTCCTCCATCTTCCCAAGTAGTGCAGCCTGTGCAGACAGGAATAATGCAGCAAGGATTACAGGCTAGTGCCACAGGCCTTCCTCAACAAATGGTCATTGCTCAGCAAAACACCTTGTTACCTGTACAGCCACAGGCACAAGGAGTGGAATCTGTAGTCCAAGGGATgactggccagcagctgcctgcgGTAAGCCCTATACCCTCTGCTAGTACTGTTCCTGCACCAAGTCAAGCTGGTTCAGCTGTGCCTCCTGGCATACCTTCCGCTTCTGTAGGTTTGGGACAGCCACAGAATATAGCACAGGCTTCGGCTGTGCAGAATGGCAGCTTGGCTCAAAGCGTTAGTCAGCCTCCCTTGATATCAACAAGTATAGGTATGCCAGTGGCACAGAGTGTGCCACAGCAGATGCCATTAAGCTCTACCCAGTTCCCTGCACAATCACTAGCTCAGTCCATTGTAAGCCAAATCGAAGACGGCAGGCGCCCTACAGAACCTTCCTTGGCGGGTTTACCTCAAGCTGCCGGCGTCGAGAGCGGTGGTGGAGCATCGGCCGCTTCAGATGGCGGTAGCAGCAACGTGCCGTCCTCGGCCTCCCTCTTCCCGCTGAAGGTGCTGCCCTTGACAACGCCTCTTGTAGATGGTGAGGATGAGAG
- the TSC22D1 gene encoding TSC22 domain family protein 1 isoform X1: MHQPDSAADISARKMAHPAMFPRRGSSSSSGSSCVTAPTAPGTGVGSAALSAEDYQPPLLVQPPPPSPAAASTAGPQPTPPHPQSLNLLSQSQLQPQPLAQTGAQMKKKSGFQITSVTPAQISASMSSNNSIAEDTESYDDLDESHTEDLSSSEILDVSLSRATDMGEPERSSSEETLNNFQEAETPGAVSPNQPHLPQQHAPLPHHPQQSVVINGSVHPHHVHHHHHLHHHHHGHHHPSHPGVGSAPISGGPPPSPSFRKLSTTGSSDNVISTAPVSAASSTGSPASAVSNIRTTSSPGNLGISSAAGTSTLSNIGAGSSSVASNVLGTINLSNIMSTGNVNALSGTSSNANVNILSGVGNGTSASSSVINNVTNPTAGMAVGSSQQQPASGTSRFRVVKLDSSSEPFKKGRWTCTEFYDKENTVAVSEGVAVNKAVETIKQNPLEVTSERESTSGSSVSSNVSTLSHYTESVGSGEMGAPTVVQQQAFQGVGPQQMDFSSAAPPAIPASSIPQSVSQSQLAQVQLHSQEVNYPQQKPGVPPPAQASLTTVTGVQPAPVNILGVSPSLGHQQPALQSMAQQQLPYSQPAQPVQTLPVVQQQLQYGQQQQPVPTQMTAGHVKAVNQNSVAGAMPDYIQHQQILQTPAPAMQPSSTGVGAGQPVPVAQAQGMQPSVQAHPAAAPAQPVAHAPAAIPGVAASGQMLNVGQQGSVAAVVQPPSAANQIPPPVMPSTAAPPSSQVVQPVQTGIMQQGLQASATGLPQQMVIAQQNTLLPVQPQAQGVESVVQGMTGQQLPAVSPIPSASTVPAPSQAGSAVPPGIPSASVGLGQPQNIAQASAVQNGSLAQSVSQPPLISTSIGMPVAQSVPQQMPLSSTQFPAQSLAQSIVSQIEDGRRPTEPSLAGLPQAAGVESGGGASAASDGGSSNVPSSASLFPLKVLPLTTPLVDGEDESSSGASVVAIDNKIEQAMDLVKSHLMYAVREEVEVLKEQIKELIEKNSQLEQENTLLKTLASPEQLAQFQAQLQTGSPPSSSQSQGTAQQPAQPASQGSGPSA, translated from the coding sequence ATGCACCAGCCTGACTCAGCCGCAGACATTAGTGCTAGGAAGATGGCGCACCCGGCGATGTTTCCTAGAAGgggcagcagcagtagcagcgGCAGCAGCTGCGTTACTGCTCCCACTGCACCAGGTACCGGCGTTGGGAGCGCTGCCCTCTCCGCCGAGGATTATCAGCCGCCTTTGCTGGTCCAGCCGCCgcctccatctcctgcagcagcttcaaCAGCGGGTCCACAGCCGACACCCCCTCATCCACAAAGCTTGAACCTCCTCTCGCAGTctcagctccagccacagccccttgcaCAGACTGGAGctcaaatgaaaaagaaaagtggcTTTCAAATTACCAGTGTGACCCCTGCTCAAATATCAGCTAGTATGAGCTCTAATAACAGCATAGCCGAGGATACAGAAAGCTATGATGACCTGGATGAGTCTCACACTGAAGACCTGTCATCTTCAGAAATCTTGGATGTGTCTTTATCCAGAGCCACTGATATGGGAGAACCTGAGAGGAGTTCTTCTGAAGAGACTCTAAATAACTTCCAAGAGGCAGAGACTCCTGGGGCTGTTTCTCCAAACCAGCCTCACCTTCCTCAGCAGCACGCTCCTCTGCCTCATCACCCACAGCAAAGTGTTGTGATCAATGGAAGTGTTCATCCCCATCATGTTCATCATCACCACCATCTTCACCACCACCATCATGGACACCATCATCCATCCCATCCTGGGGTGGGTAGTGCCCCAATTTCTGGAGGACCACCACCCAGTCCATCGTTTAGAAAACTATCAACAACTGGAAGCTCTGACAATGTTATATCAACTGCACCAGTTTCTGCTGCATCATCCACTGGTTCCCCGGCATCTGCCGTGTCTAATATCCGCACTACAAGTAGTCCTGGCAATTTAGGTATAAGTTCTGCTGCTGGAACTAGTACCTTAAGTAATATTGGTGCTGGTAGTTCTAGTGTGGCAAGCAATGTGCTTGGTACTATAAATTTAAGCAACATCATGAGTACTGGTAATGTAAATGCTTTGTCTGGAACTAGCAGCAATGCTAATGTGAATATCTTGAGTGGTGTTGGCAATGGTACGAGTGCTTCCTCTAGTGTCATTAACAATGTTACTAATCCAACTGCAGGAATGGCAGTGGGATcaagccagcagcagcctgcatCTGGCACGTCAAGGTTTAGGGTTGTAAAATTAGATTCTAGTTCTGAACCTTTCAAAAAAGGTAGATGGACTTGCACTGAATTCTATGATAAAGAAAACACTGTTGCAGTTTCGGAGGGAGTAGCAGTAAACAAAGCAGTTGAGACGATAAAACAAAACCCGCTTGAAGTGACTTCTGAAAGGGAGAGCACCAGTGGGAGTTCTGTTAGCAGCAATGTAAGCACACTGAGTCACTATACAGAAAGTGTGGGAAGTGGAGAAATGGGAGCACCTACTGTGGTACAGCAGCAAGCATTTCAAGGTGTGGGTCCGCAGCAGATGGATTttagcagtgctgctcctccagcaaTTCCAGCATCTAGTATACCACAGAGTGTTTCTCAATCACAGCTTGCACAAGTCCAGCTGCATTCTCAAGAAGTAAACTATCCACAGCAGAAGCCAGGGGTCCCACCTCCTGCACAGGCCAGTCTAACCACTGTTACTGGGGTTCAGCCAGCCCCAGTTAATATACTAGGTGTATCCCCGTCTCTGGGCCACCAGCAACCTGCCCTTCAGAGTATGGCTCAACAGCAGCTGCCGTATTCGCAGCCGGCGCAGCCTGTGCAGACTTTGCCAGTGGTGCAGCAGCAGTTGCAGTacggacagcagcagcagccagttcCTACGCAGATGACCGCGGGTCACGTTAAGGCGGTGAACCAAAACTCTGTCGCAGGGGCTATGCCAGACTACATTCAACATCAGCAGATCCTTCAgactccagcccctgccatgcaGCCAAGTTCTACAGGAGTAGGAGCTGGGCAACCGGTTCCTGTTGCCCAGGCACAGGGCATGCAGCCTTCAGTGCAAGCACatccagctgctgccccggcTCAGCCTGTTGCACATGCTCCAGCAGCAATACCAGGTGTAGCTGCCAGTGGTCAAATGCTAAATGTTGGACAGCAAGGAAGTGTAGCTGCTGTGGTGCAACCACCATCTGCTGCAAACCAAATTCCACCTCCAGTTATGCCATCAACGGCTGCTCCTCCATCTTCCCAAGTAGTGCAGCCTGTGCAGACAGGAATAATGCAGCAAGGATTACAGGCTAGTGCCACAGGCCTTCCTCAACAAATGGTCATTGCTCAGCAAAACACCTTGTTACCTGTACAGCCACAGGCACAAGGAGTGGAATCTGTAGTCCAAGGGATgactggccagcagctgcctgcgGTAAGCCCTATACCCTCTGCTAGTACTGTTCCTGCACCAAGTCAAGCTGGTTCAGCTGTGCCTCCTGGCATACCTTCCGCTTCTGTAGGTTTGGGACAGCCACAGAATATAGCACAGGCTTCGGCTGTGCAGAATGGCAGCTTGGCTCAAAGCGTTAGTCAGCCTCCCTTGATATCAACAAGTATAGGTATGCCAGTGGCACAGAGTGTGCCACAGCAGATGCCATTAAGCTCTACCCAGTTCCCTGCACAATCACTAGCTCAGTCCATTGTAAGCCAAATCGAAGACGGCAGGCGCCCTACAGAACCTTCCTTGGCGGGTTTACCTCAAGCTGCCGGCGTCGAGAGCGGTGGTGGAGCATCGGCCGCTTCAGATGGCGGTAGCAGCAACGTGCCGTCCTCGGCCTCCCTCTTCCCGCTGAAGGTGCTGCCCTTGACAACGCCTCTTGTAGATGGTGAGGATGAGAG